The following are encoded in a window of Myxocyprinus asiaticus isolate MX2 ecotype Aquarium Trade chromosome 17, UBuf_Myxa_2, whole genome shotgun sequence genomic DNA:
- the plaat1l gene encoding phospholipase A and acyltransferase 1 has protein sequence MGLHNSHPKLYPGDIIEFPGNKYFSHFGVYYGERDGVPYVAHLTIKDSDTKLLLFGRALNSAIKLDPVDVVGKKYKVRNYLDDKHPPRDFYSHIKPEIDDAMTKPITFDILFNNSEHQATMLRYGVKKSEQIEKVYSKIVPTWKDIFEKKKV, from the exons ATGGGCCTG CACAACTCTCATCCGAAGCTTTACCCTGGAGATATCATTGAGTTTCCTGGCAacaagtatttttctcattttggaGTTTACTATGGGGAAAGGGACGGGGTTCCTTATGTGGCCCATTTGACAATCAAAG ATTCTGACACAAAACTCCTACTTTTCGGCCGAGCTTTAAACTCGGCAATAAAGCTAGATCCAGTCGATGTAGTTGGGAAAAAATACAAGGTAAGAAACTATTTGGATGACAAGCACCCACCACGAGACTTCTACTCTCACATTAAACCTGAGATCGACGACGCCATGACAAAACCCATCACCTTTGACATCCTGTTCAACAACAGTGAACATCAGGCCACAATGTTACGCTACGGGGTCAAAAAGTCAGAGCAG ATTGAAAAAGTCTATTCCAAGATAGTTCCCACCTGGAAAGACATATTTGAGAAGAAAAAGGTTTGA